In Aureibaculum algae, the following are encoded in one genomic region:
- a CDS encoding SusC/RagA family TonB-linked outer membrane protein: MKIKSYFFFGLFFITSIIFAQEKEISGTIIDEQGMPLPGVSIIIENTQTGTETDFDGNYSIKAKPENVLIFSFLGLKTVKQTVGKKTTINVSMISDNQLEEVVIVGFGKQSKRTVTDNIASLTSKDLNNIPISNLQGALTGKAAGVQIQQINGKVEGGVKMRIRGVSTISSSQEPLYVIDGMPLINDDESVSDAPMNPLISLNPNDIESIQILKDASSAAIYGARGTNGVVLITTKQGKSGKTKISVNSSYGWSEATNTVKFLNAEQYIELFTEASANSYGADDLWLTEPGGYFDDMANGLDWRTGEVDTDWTDYALVNGSVQDHSFSISGGDEKTVFYVSGAYNNTEGIVRGNSLERYSYRGNLDHKVSDKFRIGLNSSLSKTQISRIGTDNSFSTPLQAIAQSPLNPAYLDDGVTPNNESTIYYNFLMQEYNGSWDVNITRAIMNTFAQYDFTPDLSFRTEIGYDSNNQLDEYFAGSLTESASTNGYADATSIQSDKYNINNYFTYQKSFNTSNLEVVAGMSFEESSRKRQYVAGTGFPSDELQTVESASEITAGSSSRTKYNFLSYFSRATFSLYDKYLLKGSIRYDGSSRFGADNRYGIFPAASVGWILSEEDFLKNSNTVSSLKLRGSYGITGNAGIGNFASLGLYSGNAYNKTSSLSPSQLANSDLKWERTTQVDVGIDFGFLNNKITGEVDYYVKTTNDLLLNEPVPGTSGWSSITRNVGSMQNSGFEFVLNTTNVTTSNFTWNSSLNLSTLKNEVTKLPNGDIVAERNLVREGETISSFYLVEYAGVDPDNGDALFYTNTTNADGTLDKTKTNVYSDAERIVTGNPYPTLMAGFTNNLSYRNFDFSFTFQGEWGASIYNEGGKFQSGNARYEDNQTVDQMNRWQNPGDITDVPQARMYSTNGQQASTRYLEKSDFIRLRNLSLGYTIPRNVTQKFSVDRLRIYFTGVNLLTFTDYTGYDPESTYDNYGNSSIQKGIAFYSAPPAKTFTLGLNIDL; encoded by the coding sequence ATGAAAATTAAAAGTTACTTTTTTTTCGGATTATTTTTTATTACATCGATAATTTTCGCACAAGAAAAAGAAATTTCTGGTACAATTATCGACGAACAAGGTATGCCTCTGCCAGGGGTAAGTATTATTATTGAAAATACCCAAACCGGAACAGAAACCGATTTTGACGGTAATTATTCTATTAAAGCTAAACCTGAAAATGTTTTGATTTTTTCGTTTTTAGGTTTAAAAACCGTCAAACAAACAGTAGGTAAAAAGACTACAATAAATGTTTCTATGATTTCGGACAATCAATTGGAAGAAGTGGTAATCGTTGGTTTTGGAAAACAATCTAAACGAACAGTTACGGACAACATAGCTTCTTTGACCTCCAAAGATCTTAATAATATACCCATTTCGAATTTGCAAGGTGCATTAACTGGAAAGGCGGCAGGCGTACAAATTCAACAAATAAATGGTAAAGTTGAAGGTGGTGTTAAAATGAGAATTAGAGGTGTCTCGACGATATCATCATCACAAGAGCCCTTATATGTTATTGATGGTATGCCTCTGATAAATGATGACGAGAGTGTATCTGATGCTCCTATGAATCCATTAATTTCTTTGAATCCAAACGATATTGAAAGTATTCAAATCTTAAAAGATGCATCATCTGCTGCAATTTATGGTGCTCGCGGTACCAATGGAGTTGTTTTAATTACCACTAAACAAGGTAAATCTGGTAAAACCAAAATTTCAGTAAATTCTTCTTATGGTTGGAGCGAAGCAACAAATACTGTAAAATTTCTGAATGCAGAACAATATATTGAGCTATTTACGGAAGCTTCTGCAAATAGCTACGGTGCAGATGATTTATGGCTCACTGAACCAGGAGGGTATTTTGATGATATGGCTAACGGATTAGATTGGCGTACTGGAGAAGTTGATACTGATTGGACAGATTATGCCTTAGTAAACGGATCAGTACAAGATCATTCATTTTCTATTTCAGGTGGTGATGAAAAAACAGTTTTTTATGTATCTGGTGCTTATAATAATACTGAAGGTATTGTTCGTGGTAATAGTTTAGAACGTTACTCTTATAGAGGTAATTTAGATCATAAAGTTTCTGATAAATTCCGTATTGGTCTAAACAGTAGCTTAAGTAAAACACAAATTTCAAGAATAGGTACAGACAATTCATTTTCTACACCTCTTCAAGCAATAGCTCAATCACCCTTAAACCCCGCTTATTTAGATGATGGGGTTACACCTAATAATGAATCTACAATTTATTATAACTTTTTAATGCAAGAGTATAATGGTAGTTGGGATGTTAATATTACAAGAGCAATTATGAATACTTTTGCTCAATATGATTTTACTCCAGATTTAAGTTTCAGAACTGAAATAGGATATGACAGCAACAATCAATTGGATGAATATTTTGCAGGTAGTTTAACTGAATCAGCTTCTACAAATGGATATGCCGACGCTACCTCAATACAATCAGACAAATACAACATTAACAATTACTTTACTTATCAAAAGTCTTTTAACACTAGTAATTTAGAAGTTGTAGCTGGAATGAGTTTCGAAGAGAGTTCTAGAAAAAGGCAATATGTTGCTGGAACTGGTTTTCCTTCTGACGAACTACAAACCGTTGAGAGTGCTTCAGAAATCACCGCTGGATCTTCAAGCAGAACTAAATATAACTTTCTATCCTATTTTAGTAGAGCTACATTTTCACTCTACGACAAATATCTTTTAAAAGGAAGTATTAGATACGATGGATCTTCTCGATTTGGTGCTGACAACCGTTATGGAATTTTCCCTGCAGCTTCCGTAGGTTGGATACTATCAGAAGAAGATTTTCTAAAAAACTCTAATACTGTATCATCTTTAAAATTAAGAGGAAGTTATGGAATTACAGGTAATGCTGGTATTGGAAACTTTGCTAGTTTAGGTCTATATAGTGGAAATGCTTATAATAAAACGTCTTCCTTATCTCCTTCTCAATTAGCAAATAGCGATTTAAAATGGGAGCGTACAACCCAAGTAGATGTAGGTATAGATTTTGGATTTTTAAATAATAAAATAACGGGTGAAGTTGATTACTATGTTAAAACTACTAATGATCTATTATTAAATGAACCCGTACCAGGAACTTCTGGCTGGAGCTCAATTACTCGAAATGTAGGATCGATGCAGAATAGTGGATTTGAGTTTGTTTTAAATACTACCAACGTCACAACTTCTAATTTCACATGGAATTCTTCATTAAACCTCTCTACTTTAAAAAATGAAGTAACAAAATTACCAAATGGAGATATTGTAGCAGAACGTAATCTAGTTAGAGAAGGTGAAACCATATCTTCTTTTTATTTAGTTGAATATGCCGGTGTTGATCCTGATAATGGCGATGCTCTTTTCTACACAAATACAACAAATGCAGATGGGACTTTAGACAAAACCAAAACAAATGTTTATAGTGATGCTGAAAGAATTGTAACTGGAAATCCATACCCAACACTAATGGCCGGATTTACCAATAACTTATCGTACCGAAATTTTGATTTTTCTTTTACATTTCAAGGCGAATGGGGTGCTTCAATCTATAACGAAGGTGGTAAGTTTCAATCTGGTAATGCTAGGTATGAAGACAATCAAACCGTTGATCAAATGAACAGATGGCAAAACCCTGGTGACATTACCGATGTTCCACAAGCAAGAATGTACAGTACAAATGGACAACAAGCTTCAACACGGTATTTAGAAAAATCTGATTTTATAAGATTACGAAATCTATCACTGGGTTACACTATACCTAGAAATGTTACTCAAAAATTTTCTGTAGATAGATTGAGAATATATTTCACAGGTGTTAATTTGTTAACTTTCACAGATTATACTGGTTATGACCCTGAATCTACTTATGATAATTATGGTAATTCAAGTATCCAAAAAGGTATTGCATTTTATTCTGCACCACCAGCAAAAACGTTTACTCTTGGATTAAATATAGACCTATAA
- a CDS encoding S9 family peptidase: MKSNFYKFSISILFICFCLQMNSQKAIDTADLMNLKSVSDPQISPDGKWVAYLTTEMDLKKDESQSQLWMISIEGGPAIPMTSKDFYSPNSPRWSPDNKYLSFLASKKNEKTQLYTLNRLGGDAEQITNIKQGIQGYEWSPDGKTFLLSIKDAKPEELTEDKKDDEKPKPIVIDRLQFKRDYVGYLDRFRVHLYSLNIGDSIPSQLTFGDFDDLNPTWNPNGSQIAFQSNRTENPDGNSNTDIWIVSSKNSSDDKNLIQVTTNSNSDTNPVWSKDGKTILYNTITDAKAMWYATQKLAMVSATGGEPKILANELDRNISKARFSDDGKSIFFIIEENGTSVLGSLDRSGKNLKRIIKGNFSISDYDLVGSSIVPLLTKSNEPAEVYNYEKGKLIKLSTVNDKLIENISKPTVEKITFKSKDGTPVEGFVVKPINFIATKKYPLILWLHGGPVSQYEFGFNDEAELFAANGYITLLINPRGSSGYGQPFSEALFADWGNKDFQDVMAGVNYIIDQGYTDENRLGVGGWSYGGILTNYVITKSDRFKAAISGASEALYRANYGHDHYQLTWELELGLPWENAKAWEKISPFNDVAKIITPTLWVGGSDDWNVPILNSEQMYQAMKRLGRETQLVVYPGEHHGLRRPSFIKDRYERYTTWFNKYLK, encoded by the coding sequence ATGAAATCAAACTTCTATAAATTTAGTATTTCTATTTTATTCATTTGCTTTTGTCTTCAAATGAATAGTCAAAAAGCAATTGACACTGCTGATTTAATGAATTTAAAATCTGTAAGTGATCCTCAGATTAGTCCTGATGGAAAATGGGTGGCCTATTTAACCACAGAAATGGATTTAAAAAAAGACGAATCACAGTCACAACTTTGGATGATTTCTATTGAAGGTGGACCTGCAATTCCAATGACCTCAAAAGACTTTTACTCCCCTAATTCTCCACGTTGGAGTCCTGATAACAAATACTTATCTTTTCTAGCGTCAAAAAAAAATGAAAAAACCCAACTATATACTTTAAATAGATTGGGAGGTGATGCAGAGCAAATAACCAATATCAAACAAGGAATTCAAGGTTACGAATGGTCACCAGATGGTAAAACGTTTTTATTAAGTATTAAGGATGCAAAACCAGAAGAGTTAACGGAAGATAAAAAAGATGATGAAAAACCGAAACCAATTGTAATTGACCGGTTGCAATTCAAAAGAGATTATGTAGGCTATTTAGATCGATTCAGAGTGCATCTCTATTCATTGAACATTGGAGACTCTATTCCTTCCCAACTTACTTTTGGCGATTTTGACGATTTGAATCCAACGTGGAATCCAAATGGTTCTCAGATTGCTTTTCAAAGTAATAGAACTGAAAATCCTGATGGTAATTCAAATACTGATATTTGGATTGTTTCATCTAAAAACTCTTCAGATGACAAAAATTTAATCCAAGTTACTACTAACAGTAATTCAGACACAAATCCTGTGTGGAGCAAGGACGGTAAAACAATCCTTTACAATACAATTACTGATGCTAAAGCGATGTGGTACGCAACTCAAAAATTAGCCATGGTATCCGCAACTGGCGGTGAACCAAAAATATTAGCGAATGAATTAGACCGAAACATCAGTAAAGCACGTTTCTCAGATGATGGTAAATCGATATTCTTTATAATAGAAGAAAATGGCACGAGCGTTTTAGGTTCATTAGATCGTTCCGGAAAAAATTTGAAACGCATTATCAAGGGTAATTTCAGCATTTCTGACTACGATTTAGTGGGTTCGTCAATCGTTCCTTTGTTAACAAAAAGCAATGAACCTGCTGAAGTTTATAATTACGAAAAAGGAAAACTCATTAAACTTAGTACAGTAAATGACAAGCTAATTGAGAATATTTCAAAACCAACAGTAGAAAAAATAACCTTTAAAAGTAAAGATGGTACGCCCGTTGAAGGTTTTGTGGTAAAACCAATAAATTTTATAGCGACAAAAAAATATCCTTTAATTTTATGGTTACACGGTGGCCCTGTTAGTCAATATGAATTTGGATTTAATGATGAGGCAGAACTTTTTGCTGCCAATGGTTATATTACCTTATTGATTAATCCACGAGGCTCTTCTGGTTATGGGCAACCATTTTCTGAAGCATTGTTTGCCGATTGGGGTAATAAAGATTTTCAAGATGTTATGGCAGGTGTTAATTATATAATCGATCAAGGTTATACTGATGAAAATCGTTTAGGTGTTGGAGGATGGTCTTATGGTGGAATACTAACTAATTACGTCATTACTAAAAGTGATCGCTTCAAAGCTGCTATATCGGGTGCGAGTGAAGCACTTTACAGAGCCAATTACGGACATGACCATTATCAATTGACATGGGAATTAGAACTTGGTTTGCCTTGGGAAAATGCAAAGGCTTGGGAAAAAATTTCTCCATTTAATGATGTTGCAAAAATTATTACACCAACGTTATGGGTTGGTGGTAGTGACGATTGGAATGTGCCTATTCTAAATTCAGAACAAATGTATCAAGCGATGAAACGCTTAGGGCGTGAAACGCAATTGGTTGTTTATCCAGGAGAGCATCATGGTTTAAGACGACCTAGCTTTATAAAAGATCGTTACGAACGATATACAACTTGGTTCAATAAGTACTTAAAATAA
- a CDS encoding SanA/YdcF family protein produces MKKKILLLVIILSLFVFIPNYIIYNFSSDRVFDNINQIKSNKVGVVLGTSKLLKSGNINLFYQYRVDAAVALYKAGKIEFILVSGDNSSVNNHEPTDFKNDLIALGIPAERIFLDYAGFRTLDSVVRAKEIFGLTEVTFISQKFHNERAIYLAEKKGITSIGFNAKDVGGKSGTKVMMREYLARVKVFVDLLFGVKPHFLGDKIEIK; encoded by the coding sequence ATGAAAAAGAAAATTTTACTCCTCGTAATTATTTTATCTCTATTTGTCTTTATCCCTAATTACATTATATATAATTTTTCATCTGATAGGGTTTTTGATAATATTAATCAAATCAAGTCTAATAAAGTAGGGGTAGTGTTAGGTACTTCTAAACTTTTAAAGAGTGGTAATATCAATCTTTTCTATCAATATCGAGTTGATGCGGCAGTAGCCTTATACAAGGCGGGGAAAATTGAATTTATATTAGTAAGTGGTGATAATAGTTCCGTTAACAATCATGAGCCGACCGATTTTAAAAATGATTTAATTGCTCTAGGCATACCTGCTGAACGAATATTTCTCGATTATGCGGGTTTCAGAACCTTAGATTCTGTAGTACGAGCGAAAGAAATTTTTGGATTAACAGAAGTAACTTTTATTTCTCAAAAATTTCATAATGAAAGAGCGATCTATCTTGCCGAAAAAAAGGGTATAACTAGTATTGGCTTCAATGCCAAAGACGTTGGAGGCAAATCAGGTACAAAAGTAATGATGCGTGAATATCTGGCAAGAGTAAAAGTTTTTGTCGATTTACTCTTTGGTGTAAAACCTCATTTTTTAGGTGACAAAATAGAAATTAAATGA
- a CDS encoding NUDIX hydrolase, with product MKQEIRKAVMAVIVNIENKVLIGSSPRDGGFKFPQGGLDENEHFVDGIIRELKEELDLDITINDISQSYTETVKYIYPNEDKYIFKSQELNIVKVTFNDQMKLIPQDDEFEELIWINPSELPNYNTYFRAQAYEKALVICGLL from the coding sequence ATGAAACAGGAGATTCGAAAAGCTGTAATGGCAGTAATTGTAAATATCGAGAATAAGGTATTAATTGGTTCTTCACCGAGGGATGGCGGTTTTAAATTCCCACAAGGGGGATTAGATGAAAATGAACATTTTGTAGATGGTATTATACGTGAATTAAAAGAAGAACTGGATCTTGATATTACTATTAATGATATTTCTCAAAGTTATACTGAAACAGTAAAGTATATTTACCCAAATGAGGATAAATATATTTTTAAAAGTCAAGAATTAAATATTGTTAAGGTAACATTTAATGATCAAATGAAGCTTATACCTCAAGATGATGAATTTGAGGAGTTAATTTGGATAAACCCATCTGAATTACCAAACTACAATACATACTTTAGAGCACAAGCCTATGAAAAAGCGTTGGTAATTTGTGGTCTTTTGTAA
- a CDS encoding DoxX family protein, producing the protein MNSRIHFTLRLIVALVLVQTLYFKFSAHADSVYIFNTLGLEPYGRITIGILELIAAILLFIPKTIWLGALLSLLIITGAIYAHLTKLGITIHGDRGKLFYLAISVFILSAIILLNNRQNIPFTIKKT; encoded by the coding sequence ATGAACTCTCGAATTCACTTCACTTTACGATTAATAGTAGCCCTTGTGTTAGTTCAAACATTGTACTTTAAATTTTCTGCACATGCTGACAGTGTGTATATTTTTAACACCCTAGGTCTTGAACCTTATGGTAGAATTACAATAGGTATCTTGGAATTGATAGCAGCAATTTTATTATTTATACCCAAAACTATTTGGCTAGGAGCATTACTATCATTACTTATTATTACTGGAGCCATATATGCTCACTTAACAAAATTGGGAATTACAATTCATGGAGATCGTGGTAAACTTTTTTATTTGGCCATTTCAGTCTTTATTTTATCGGCTATTATTTTACTAAATAATAGACAAAACATACCATTTACCATCAAAAAAACGTAA
- the guaA gene encoding glutamine-hydrolyzing GMP synthase, translated as MQEKVLILDFGSQFTQLIARRIRELNIFCEIFPFNSNKFNVDEYKAVILSGSPCSVDSEDAPKPDLSKIKGKKPLLGICYGAQYLVHFYGGKVGASNTREYGRAKLSKVDHSEEFFTKINEGSQVWMSHSDTILELPKGYKNIASTEDVEHAAFKIEDEDTYAIQFHPEVYHTTEGKQILENFLVKIANVEQSWTPDSFVDSTVSKLKEQLGNDKVVLGLSGGVDSTVAAVLLDKAIGKNLYCIFVNNGLLRKNEFESVLDQYEHMGLNVKGVDASARFLKALEGISEPELKRKAIGGTFIEVFDDEAHHIQDVKWLAQGTIYPDVIESVSVTGGPSATIKSHHNVGGLPDFMKLKIVEPLRMIFKDEVRRVGKTMEIDPELLGRHPFPGPGLGIRILGDITAEKVRILQEVDAVFVNGLKKWNLYDDVWQAGAMLLPVNSVGVMGDERTYEKVVALRAVSSTDGMTADWVNLPYEFLQETSNKIINGVKGVNRVVYDISSKPPATIEWE; from the coding sequence ATGCAAGAAAAAGTCCTCATTTTAGATTTTGGTTCACAGTTTACTCAATTAATAGCTCGTCGTATTAGAGAATTAAATATATTCTGTGAAATATTTCCATTCAATAGTAACAAGTTTAACGTAGACGAATACAAAGCCGTGATATTGTCTGGTAGTCCATGTTCAGTAGATTCTGAAGATGCTCCCAAACCTGATTTATCAAAAATTAAAGGAAAAAAACCATTATTGGGTATCTGTTATGGAGCTCAATATTTAGTTCATTTTTATGGAGGTAAGGTAGGTGCATCCAATACAAGAGAGTATGGAAGGGCTAAACTTTCAAAAGTAGATCATAGTGAAGAGTTTTTTACTAAAATTAATGAAGGTAGTCAAGTTTGGATGAGCCATTCAGATACTATTTTAGAATTACCAAAAGGATATAAAAATATTGCAAGCACGGAAGATGTAGAGCATGCTGCTTTTAAAATAGAAGATGAGGATACGTATGCTATTCAATTTCATCCGGAAGTATATCACACCACTGAGGGCAAGCAAATTTTAGAGAATTTTTTAGTTAAAATAGCCAATGTTGAACAAAGTTGGACGCCAGATTCTTTTGTTGACTCTACTGTAAGTAAACTGAAAGAACAATTAGGTAATGATAAAGTTGTACTTGGTTTATCTGGAGGAGTTGATTCTACAGTTGCTGCAGTTCTTTTGGATAAAGCGATAGGAAAGAATTTATATTGCATTTTTGTTAATAATGGGTTATTACGTAAAAATGAATTTGAAAGCGTATTAGATCAATATGAACATATGGGACTTAATGTTAAGGGTGTCGATGCTTCGGCACGTTTTTTGAAAGCTCTAGAAGGTATTTCAGAACCAGAATTAAAACGTAAAGCCATTGGAGGTACATTTATAGAGGTGTTTGATGATGAAGCACATCATATTCAGGATGTGAAGTGGCTTGCACAGGGTACTATTTATCCTGATGTAATTGAATCCGTTTCTGTAACAGGTGGTCCGTCGGCAACTATTAAAAGTCATCATAATGTAGGAGGATTACCTGATTTTATGAAATTGAAAATTGTAGAGCCTTTACGTATGATTTTTAAGGATGAGGTTCGAAGAGTTGGTAAAACTATGGAAATTGACCCTGAATTATTAGGAAGGCACCCGTTTCCAGGTCCAGGATTAGGAATAAGAATTCTTGGAGATATTACGGCAGAAAAGGTGAGAATATTACAAGAGGTTGATGCTGTTTTTGTAAATGGGTTAAAGAAGTGGAATTTATATGATGATGTTTGGCAGGCAGGAGCCATGCTCTTACCAGTAAATTCAGTAGGTGTAATGGGAGATGAGCGTACATATGAAAAAGTTGTAGCTTTGCGAGCAGTTTCTTCAACAGATGGAATGACGGCTGATTGGGTGAATTTACCTTATGAGTTTTTACAAGAAACATCAAATAAAATTATAAATGGAGTAAAAGGTGTGAATAGAGTTGTTTATGATATCAGTTCTAAGCCACCAGCAACAATAGAGTGGGAGTAA
- a CDS encoding LysM peptidoglycan-binding domain-containing protein yields MNKIKITILFFLFVVVSVFSQQKKYIPHKVTKGETVFSITQKFGVSKAEFLKLNPDIKNDAVSIDQVVIVPNKAYNAVPDIEDGDYVLDGFLVHKVLPKENYFRLRKEYGASKRVLRKYNDVLRIDDLKAGQIIKIPVKNGYQVNAKEVKAEDNSVKPYLVKAKETKYMIARRYGISVADLEKMNPQIKEGLKADAIIKLPNREEIPDAINDDNIRHQVEKGETIFSLSQKFKISQEQLLLYNPDLKLGAKEGGIVIIPKVVSLNNREVFTENFLSNNTLKVAIMLPFASGKPRLDDIATDFYLGAEMALDSLKKQGLNITAKVFDTKNSLTEVSTILKMNEFNDVDAIIGPMFLNNVRFVSQSLGNQNTAIISPVSSKDHGAFAAKNTIQDTPSEDQLSQKVLEYVKKNYKGENLIVIKDDIQENQLKYNKIIAELKAIDSLGKLRILSPVKGYIRPDYFKKNILDKKENWVVLLTDDSSVTNDVIQNLGVMPEKISITLFALRYQANFEKIENHHLARVNLHYATENFVDENSASVQQFISNYKKKNYLDPTDYAFKGFDITYDALARMATYAMVNSAFSGGISERIASKFLYTKNGNKGYINKGIFLVKYDGLNLVDVEKPKTTEIIEE; encoded by the coding sequence ATGAATAAAATAAAAATAACAATACTTTTTTTTCTTTTTGTAGTAGTTAGTGTTTTTTCTCAACAGAAAAAGTACATACCTCACAAAGTAACAAAAGGGGAAACGGTGTTTAGTATTACGCAAAAATTTGGTGTTTCTAAAGCCGAATTTTTAAAGTTAAATCCTGATATTAAAAATGATGCAGTCAGTATAGATCAGGTGGTTATTGTGCCGAACAAAGCTTACAATGCTGTACCAGATATTGAAGATGGTGATTATGTATTGGATGGTTTTTTAGTACATAAAGTACTTCCAAAAGAGAATTATTTTAGATTGAGAAAAGAGTATGGAGCCTCTAAACGTGTTTTAAGAAAATACAATGATGTTTTAAGGATTGACGATTTAAAAGCTGGGCAAATTATTAAAATACCCGTAAAAAATGGATATCAGGTTAATGCTAAAGAAGTAAAGGCTGAAGACAATTCGGTTAAACCTTATTTAGTTAAAGCGAAAGAAACGAAATACATGATAGCGAGGCGTTATGGAATTTCAGTGGCTGATTTAGAAAAGATGAATCCTCAAATTAAAGAAGGTTTGAAGGCAGATGCTATTATTAAATTGCCAAATAGAGAAGAAATACCCGATGCTATAAATGACGATAACATAAGACATCAAGTTGAGAAAGGGGAAACTATTTTTAGTTTAAGTCAAAAATTTAAAATCTCTCAAGAGCAACTATTATTGTATAATCCAGACTTAAAACTAGGAGCTAAAGAGGGAGGGATTGTTATAATTCCAAAAGTAGTATCTCTGAATAATAGAGAGGTTTTTACAGAGAATTTTTTATCTAACAATACGTTGAAAGTGGCAATAATGTTACCTTTTGCTTCGGGGAAACCTAGATTGGATGATATTGCAACAGATTTCTATTTAGGAGCAGAAATGGCCTTAGATTCTTTAAAAAAGCAAGGATTGAATATCACGGCAAAAGTTTTTGATACTAAAAATAGTTTAACAGAGGTTTCTACTATTCTTAAAATGAATGAATTTAATGATGTTGATGCTATTATTGGTCCAATGTTTTTAAATAATGTAAGATTTGTTTCTCAAAGTTTAGGAAATCAAAATACAGCAATTATTTCTCCTGTTTCCTCAAAAGATCACGGAGCATTTGCGGCAAAAAATACAATTCAAGATACACCTTCAGAAGATCAATTGTCGCAAAAGGTACTGGAGTATGTTAAAAAGAATTATAAGGGTGAAAATTTAATTGTTATTAAAGATGATATCCAAGAGAACCAATTAAAATATAATAAAATAATTGCTGAGTTAAAAGCAATTGATTCATTAGGTAAACTCAGAATTTTAAGTCCGGTGAAAGGATATATTAGACCTGATTATTTTAAAAAGAATATATTAGATAAGAAAGAAAATTGGGTTGTATTATTGACGGATGATTCTTCAGTAACTAATGATGTAATTCAGAACTTAGGGGTAATGCCAGAAAAAATTAGTATTACACTATTCGCATTGCGTTATCAAGCTAATTTTGAGAAAATTGAAAATCATCACTTGGCAAGAGTTAATTTGCATTATGCAACAGAAAACTTTGTAGATGAGAATAGTGCCAGCGTTCAGCAATTTATTTCGAATTATAAGAAGAAAAATTATCTAGACCCCACTGATTATGCTTTTAAAGGTTTTGATATAACTTATGATGCTTTAGCTCGTATGGCAACGTATGCAATGGTAAACAGTGCTTTTTCAGGAGGTATTTCTGAAAGAATTGCAAGTAAATTTTTGTATACTAAAAATGGTAATAAAGGATATATAAACAAAGGTATATTCTTAGTAAAATACGACGGACTCAATTTAGTAGATGTTGAAAAACCTAAAACTACGGAGATCATAGAAGAATAA